Proteins encoded together in one Microcebus murinus isolate Inina chromosome 18, M.murinus_Inina_mat1.0, whole genome shotgun sequence window:
- the OVCA2 gene encoding esterase OVCA2, with amino-acid sequence MAAKRPLRVLCLAGFRQSELGFREKTGALRKALRGRAELVCLSGPHPVPHAAGPEGAGPDSGPCPSEEQPRGWWFSEQDADVFSALEEPTVCRGLEEALGTVAQALNKLGPFDGLLGFSQGAALAALVCALGQAGDPRFPLPRFIILVSGFCPRGLGLKEPILQGPLSLPSLHVFGDTDRVIPSQESMQLASRFLGAITLTHSGGHFIPAAAPQRQAYLKFLDQFAE; translated from the exons ATGGCCGCAAAGCGGCCCCTGCGGGTTTTGTGCCTGGCGGGCTTTCGGCAGAGCGAGCTGGGCTTCCGCGAGAAGACTGGGGCGCTGAGAAAGGCGCTGCGGGGCCGCGCCGAGCTCGTGTGCCTCAGTGGCCCGCACCCCGTTCCCCACGCGGCGGGCCCCGAGGGTGCCGGCCCAGACTCCG GGCCCTGCCCTTCGGAGGAGCAGCCTCGAGGCTGGTGGTTTTCAGAGCAGGACGCAGACGTTTTCTCCGCGCTGGAAGAGCCCACAGTGTGCAGGGGTCTGGAGGAGGCCCTGGGAACGGTGGCACAGGCACTGAACAAGCTGGGGCCTTTTGACGGGCTCCTTGGTTTCAGCCAGGGTGCCGCCCTCGCAGCCCTTGTGTGTGCTCTGGGCCAGGCGGGAGATCCCCGCTTCCCCTTGCCGAGATTTATCATCCTGGTATCTGGTTTCTGCCCTCGGGGCCTTGGCCTCAAAGAACCCATCCTGCAGGGCCCCTTGTCACTGCCTTCACTCCATGTTTTTGGGGACACTGACCGAGTCATCCCTTCTCAGGAGAGTATGCAACTGGCGAGCCGATTCCTTGGAGCCATCACCCTCACGCACTCTGGTGGCCACTTCATTCCAGCGGCTGCACCCCAGCGCCAGGCCTACCTCAAGTTCTTGGACCAGTTTGCAGAGTGA
- the DPH1 gene encoding 2-(3-amino-3-carboxypropyl)histidine synthase subunit 1 isoform X2, whose translation MDTSAQDFRVLYVFVDIRIDTTHLLDSIRLTFPPASVLALVSTIQFVSTLQAAAQELKAEYQVSVPQCKPLSPGEILGCTSPRLPKEVEAVVYLGDGRFHLESVMIANPHVPAYRYDPYSKVLSREHYDHQRMQAARQEAIATARSAKSWGLILGTLGRQGSPKILEHLESRLRALGLPFVRLLLSEIFPSKLSLLPEVDVWVQVACPRLSIDWGTAFPKPLLTPYEAAVALRDISWQQPYPMDFYAGSSLGPWTVNHGRDRPPQARGRLVQGKVQEGCARPSPAVASEDCSCRDEKLAPLAP comes from the exons ATGGACACCTCGGCCCAAGACTTCCGGGTGCTGTATGTCTTTGTGGACATCCGGATAGACACTACCCACCTACTGGACTCCATCCGCCTCACCTTTCCCCCAGCCAGTGTCCTTGCTCTTGTCAGCACCATTCAGTTTGTGTCAACCTTGCAG GCAGCTGCCCAGGAGCTGAAAGCTGAGTATCAAGTGAGTGTCCCACAGTGCAAGCCCCTGTCCCCTGGGGAGATTCTAGGCTGCACGTCCCCCCGGCTGCCCAAAGAGGTGGAGGCTGTTGT GTATCTTGGAGATGGCCGCTTCCATCTGGAGTCTGTCATGATTGCCAACCCCCATGTCCCCGCTTACCG GTACGACCCATACAGCAAAGTTCTGTCCAGAGAGCACTATGACCACCAGCGCATGCAGGCTGCTCGCCAAGAAGCCATAGCCACTGCCCGCTCGGCTAAATCCTGGGGCCTTATTCTGGGCACTTTGGGCCGCCAGGGCAGTCCCAAGATCCTGGAG CACCTGGAATCTCGACTCCGAGCCTTGGGACTTCCCTTTGTGAGGCTGCTGCTCTCTGAGATCTTCCCCAGCAAGCTTAGCCTACTTCCTGAGGTGGATGT GTGGGTGCAGGTGGCATGTCCTCGTCTCTCCATTGACTGGGGCACAGCCTTCCCCAAACCACTGCTGACACCTTATGAG GCGGCCGTGGCCCTGAGGGACATTTCCTGGCAGCAGCCCTACCCGATGGACTTCTATGCCGGCAGCTCCTTGGGGCCATGGACTGTGAACCATGGGCGGGACCGGCCCCCCCAGGCCCGGGGCCGGCTAGTGCAGGGGAAG GTGCAGGAGGGGTGCGCGCGCCCCTCTCCAGCCGTGGCTAGCGAGGACTGCAGCTGCAGAGACGAGAAGCTGGCGCCGCTCGCTCCTTGA